A single window of Gemmatimonadales bacterium DNA harbors:
- the purQ gene encoding phosphoribosylformylglycinamidine synthase subunit PurQ, with protein sequence MTRVAVLRFPGSNCEPDAYRAVEREGGTAFYVFHRETDLRDADAVILPGGFSYGDYLRAGAIARFSPIMAAVERHAADGKPVLGICNGFQILCEAGLLPGGLVRNESQRYVSRPVDVRIERTDTPFTSDYRQGEIIRIPVGHGDGRYTASEETLDQLESTGCVVMRYVATGMPDTLPNPNAAARDIAAISSPGGTIVGMMPHPERLADDMLGSSAGRRTFSSLIRWTRASVAPASS encoded by the coding sequence ATGACACGGGTGGCGGTTCTCCGGTTTCCCGGCAGCAACTGCGAGCCGGACGCATACCGGGCTGTCGAGCGTGAAGGTGGCACGGCATTCTACGTCTTCCACCGGGAAACCGACCTGCGCGATGCCGATGCGGTCATCCTTCCCGGCGGCTTCAGCTACGGCGACTACCTGCGGGCCGGCGCCATCGCCCGCTTCAGCCCGATCATGGCCGCCGTGGAGCGCCACGCGGCCGACGGCAAGCCGGTGCTCGGCATCTGCAACGGGTTTCAGATCCTGTGCGAAGCGGGGCTGCTCCCCGGCGGCCTGGTCCGCAACGAAAGCCAGCGCTACGTCTCCCGTCCGGTCGACGTTCGCATCGAACGCACTGACACGCCGTTCACGAGCGACTATCGCCAGGGTGAGATCATCCGGATTCCGGTTGGACACGGCGACGGCCGCTATACCGCCTCGGAAGAGACCCTCGACCAGCTCGAGTCGACGGGGTGCGTCGTGATGCGCTACGTGGCGACCGGAATGCCCGACACGCTCCCCAACCCGAACGCGGCAGCGCGGGACATTGCGGCGATTTCGAGTCCCGGCGGCACGATCGTCGGGATGATGCCGCATCCCGAGCGCCTGGCTGACGACATGCTCGGCAGCTCGGCAGGCCGCCGCACTTTTTCGTCACTCATTCGCTGGACGCGAGCCTCGGTCGCGCCGGCCTCCTCCTGA
- a CDS encoding zf-TFIIB domain-containing protein, whose product MTEKPSQNEDEYFARQNAELLETQRIAQQKAADLAERKTHYMRCPKDGGHLEHHSIGGVEIDRCPDCNGIWLDDGELDTLAKQDDPGYFGRFFGGLFANRKKA is encoded by the coding sequence ATGACCGAGAAGCCGAGCCAGAACGAAGACGAATACTTCGCCCGTCAGAACGCCGAACTGCTCGAAACGCAGCGCATCGCTCAACAGAAGGCAGCCGACCTGGCGGAGCGGAAGACGCACTACATGCGCTGCCCCAAGGATGGCGGCCACCTCGAGCACCACAGCATCGGTGGTGTCGAGATCGACCGCTGTCCCGACTGCAACGGGATCTGGCTCGATGACGGCGAACTCGACACGCTTGCCAAGCAGGATGACCCCGGATACTTCGGGCGCTTCTTCGGTGGCCTCTTCGCGAATCGCAAGAAAGCGTGA
- a CDS encoding 5-(carboxyamino)imidazole ribonucleotide synthase, producing MIPPGGTLGLLGGGQLGRMFTLRARAMGYEVVVLEPDPDSPAGAVATRHLTAPYDDLQALETLVRSVAAVTTEFENVPASTLDWLAEQIECRPSGTAVAICQDRLIEKSFLRAHGIATAPFESIEVAADLPGAWDRLGAPALLKTSRMGYDGKGQAVVDSLDDATGAFERFGRVPCVLERRLTLEREVSVVLARGADGAVASFPVGENVHRNGILHTTVVPAAIDAGLTAQALELAGRVAAELEYVGVMGVELFVADGGQLFVNELAPRPHNSGHYTMDACATDQFEQQVRCLAGLPLGDPRLLTPVAMINLLGDLWSDGPPPWHRALALPGVTLHLYGKKTPRPGRKMGHLNCIAATPQGALALAEHAFRLLTA from the coding sequence ATGATTCCGCCCGGCGGGACCCTCGGCCTCCTGGGCGGAGGGCAGCTGGGACGAATGTTCACACTGCGGGCCCGGGCCATGGGCTACGAGGTCGTCGTCCTCGAGCCTGACCCTGATAGCCCCGCCGGCGCTGTCGCGACCCGCCACCTGACCGCACCGTACGACGATCTCCAGGCCCTCGAGACGCTGGTACGATCGGTCGCGGCGGTGACGACCGAGTTCGAGAACGTTCCGGCCAGCACACTCGATTGGCTCGCAGAGCAGATCGAGTGCCGACCATCCGGAACTGCTGTCGCCATCTGTCAGGACCGGTTGATCGAGAAGTCGTTCCTTCGTGCCCACGGTATCGCCACTGCGCCGTTCGAGTCGATCGAAGTTGCTGCCGACCTTCCCGGCGCCTGGGATCGGCTCGGCGCCCCGGCTCTGCTCAAAACCAGCCGAATGGGCTATGACGGCAAAGGACAGGCAGTCGTCGATTCACTCGACGACGCGACTGGGGCCTTCGAGCGCTTTGGCCGAGTGCCCTGCGTCCTCGAGCGACGCCTCACGCTCGAACGGGAAGTTTCGGTGGTGCTTGCGCGTGGTGCCGATGGCGCTGTCGCGTCATTCCCGGTGGGTGAGAACGTGCACCGCAACGGCATCCTGCACACGACCGTCGTCCCGGCTGCGATCGATGCCGGACTCACGGCACAGGCGCTCGAGCTGGCCGGCCGAGTGGCCGCGGAACTCGAGTATGTCGGGGTGATGGGGGTCGAGCTGTTCGTGGCGGACGGAGGCCAGCTGTTCGTCAACGAGTTGGCACCCCGACCTCATAACTCGGGCCATTACACGATGGACGCTTGCGCAACCGATCAATTCGAGCAACAGGTGCGCTGCCTGGCCGGCCTGCCGCTCGGCGATCCGCGCCTGCTGACCCCAGTTGCCATGATCAACCTGCTCGGCGACCTGTGGTCCGATGGCCCCCCGCCCTGGCACCGCGCCCTGGCGCTACCGGGCGTGACCCTCCATCTCTACGGCAAGAAGACTCCTCGGCCGGGCCGGAAGATGGGGCACCTCAACTGCATCGCGGCCACGCCGCAGGGCGCACTTGCGCTTGCCGAGCACGCGTTCCGGCTCCTCACAGCTTAG
- the purL gene encoding phosphoribosylformylglycinamidine synthase subunit PurL yields MVRAVAASPFAGEPVVTDALVREHKLTEREYEVILDILGRTPTLTELGVFSALWSEHCSYKHTRPVLKTFPTEGPQVLQGPGENAGVLGLPDGWAVAFKIESHNHPSAVEPYQGAATGVGGILRDVFTMGARPIAVLNSLRFGPLDDPRNRYLFSGVVKGVGDYGNCVGVPTLGGEVTFAPGYSGNPLVNAMCVGILRAKDLIRAKAHGVGNILMNVGARTGRDGIHGASFASEDLSAASEARRPQVQVGDPFTEKLLLEASLELITSGTIVAIQDMGAAGLTSSSAEMAARGGVGVELDTSKVPLREAGMTPYEILLSESQERMLLVVEPHRVAEVQAICAKWELFGTPIGRVTDDGLFRVVHDGITVAAIPGERLVNGVPIYYPEAIESAEAIARRAAQPTAPPAVDLTEALPRLLDDPTIASKRWVYEQYDSTVQANTVLGPGGDAGVLMVEGATFGLAVSVDCPNRYVALDPYEGGKMTVAEAARNVACTGAVPLGITNCLNFGNPDKPEVFFQFREAVRGMGDACLAFSTPVTGGNVSLYNENPTGAIDPTPTVGMVGLLEDVTTRIPSCFRAPGDLIALLGHTTGHLGGSMYWWIIRDFLGGPPPACDLDAEHRLQRFLAAAARQRLLRSAHDLSDGGLAVALAEACIGDPYARHTFGAGVQFAVPDGIEPAAFLYGEDGARALVSFAPDQVEAVRALAAEHGVPFAVAGTVTDPNAELRVTVGTALHTWQTVELRRTYFDAIPRRMAV; encoded by the coding sequence ATGGTCCGAGCCGTTGCTGCCAGCCCGTTTGCCGGAGAACCCGTCGTCACCGATGCCCTCGTCCGGGAGCACAAGCTCACGGAGCGGGAGTATGAGGTCATTCTCGATATTCTCGGGCGTACCCCGACCCTGACCGAGCTCGGCGTCTTCAGCGCGCTCTGGTCGGAGCACTGTTCCTACAAGCATACCCGTCCGGTCCTTAAGACCTTTCCGACCGAGGGTCCGCAGGTGCTGCAGGGCCCCGGGGAAAACGCCGGTGTGCTGGGACTGCCCGACGGCTGGGCCGTTGCCTTCAAGATCGAGTCCCACAACCATCCCTCCGCGGTCGAACCGTATCAGGGCGCCGCCACCGGCGTCGGTGGCATCCTCCGCGATGTCTTCACGATGGGCGCCCGACCGATCGCGGTGCTCAACAGCCTCCGATTCGGCCCGCTCGACGACCCGCGTAACCGCTACCTCTTCAGTGGCGTCGTCAAGGGTGTCGGCGACTACGGGAACTGCGTCGGCGTCCCGACCCTGGGCGGCGAGGTGACCTTCGCACCGGGATACTCCGGCAACCCGCTGGTCAATGCGATGTGTGTCGGGATCCTGCGTGCCAAGGACCTTATTCGGGCCAAGGCGCATGGGGTCGGCAATATCCTGATGAATGTCGGCGCGCGCACCGGACGCGACGGCATTCACGGCGCCAGCTTTGCATCGGAAGATCTGTCTGCGGCCAGCGAGGCGCGCCGTCCGCAGGTCCAAGTCGGCGATCCGTTCACCGAGAAACTGCTGCTCGAGGCCAGTCTCGAGCTGATCACCTCCGGCACCATCGTCGCCATTCAGGATATGGGCGCCGCCGGACTCACGAGTTCGTCCGCAGAGATGGCGGCGCGCGGGGGCGTCGGCGTCGAGCTCGACACCAGCAAGGTTCCCCTGCGCGAAGCAGGAATGACGCCGTACGAGATCCTGCTGTCGGAGTCGCAGGAGCGCATGCTGCTGGTCGTCGAACCCCATCGCGTCGCGGAAGTGCAGGCCATCTGCGCCAAGTGGGAACTGTTCGGCACGCCCATCGGCCGGGTTACGGATGACGGCCTGTTTCGGGTAGTGCACGACGGCATTACGGTCGCCGCGATTCCGGGCGAACGGCTCGTCAACGGGGTCCCGATCTATTACCCCGAGGCAATCGAGTCAGCCGAGGCTATCGCTCGGCGCGCCGCGCAGCCGACCGCTCCGCCAGCCGTCGATCTGACCGAGGCCCTGCCCCGCCTGCTCGACGATCCGACCATTGCCAGCAAGCGCTGGGTCTACGAGCAGTACGATTCGACGGTTCAGGCCAACACCGTCCTCGGCCCCGGAGGCGATGCCGGCGTGCTGATGGTCGAGGGCGCCACCTTCGGGCTGGCCGTGTCGGTTGACTGTCCCAACCGGTATGTCGCCCTCGATCCGTATGAAGGCGGCAAGATGACAGTCGCAGAGGCGGCTCGGAATGTCGCCTGCACGGGAGCCGTCCCGCTCGGAATTACCAACTGCCTCAACTTCGGCAATCCTGACAAGCCCGAGGTCTTCTTCCAGTTCCGCGAGGCCGTTCGCGGCATGGGCGACGCTTGCCTGGCATTCAGCACGCCCGTCACCGGCGGTAACGTCTCGCTGTATAACGAGAATCCGACCGGCGCGATCGATCCGACGCCGACCGTGGGCATGGTTGGTTTGCTCGAGGACGTGACGACTCGGATACCCAGTTGCTTCCGGGCCCCCGGAGACCTGATTGCTCTGCTGGGCCATACCACCGGGCACCTCGGTGGTTCGATGTACTGGTGGATCATCCGTGACTTCCTGGGCGGACCGCCGCCGGCCTGCGACTTGGATGCCGAGCACAGGTTGCAGCGATTCCTCGCTGCTGCAGCCCGGCAACGGTTGCTTCGCTCCGCCCACGACCTGTCGGACGGCGGGTTGGCCGTTGCCCTGGCCGAAGCCTGCATCGGTGATCCGTACGCCCGGCACACGTTTGGCGCCGGGGTTCAGTTTGCCGTACCGGACGGCATCGAGCCGGCGGCTTTCCTCTACGGAGAGGACGGCGCCCGCGCGCTGGTGTCGTTTGCTCCGGACCAGGTCGAGGCCGTTCGGGCCCTGGCAGCAGAGCATGGGGTTCCCTTTGCCGTGGCCGGCACGGTTACCGATCCCAACGCCGAGTTGCGCGTGACGGTCGGGACGGCGCTGCACACCTGGCAGACGGTCGAACTGCGGCGAACCTACTTTGATGCTATCCCCCGACGAATGGCGGTCTGA
- a CDS encoding amidophosphoribosyltransferase, translated as MCGVIGVSNLPDASRAAYLGLYALQHRGQESAGIVTVDDDGTPHAVRGMGLVGDIFREGDFRALEGSVAVGHTRYSTAGSSVLANAQPCLADIQGGPLALAHNGNLTNAMTIKQELVSQGAIFQTSSDSEVIVHLIARSRAPTIEGRIREALSRVEGAFSLVIAVGRTLYCAVDRHGFRPLALGRLGQGVVAASETCALDLVGATLERELAPGDFVEIDAGMVRDLAPIGRAPIAQRCVFELVYFSRPDSTVFGESVDRVRRDLGRQLAIEHPAPGADVVFSVPDSANMMALGYADQSGLKLEHGLIRNHYIGRTFINPTQALRVAKVKIKFNPVRHVIEGRSVVVVDDSLVRGTTSKGLVAMIRAAGAREVHLRLGSPPITGPCHYGIDTPTRSELIAANHSLAEIRDYLGVDSLGYLSLDGMIKAGGARNSFCHACFSGHYLVDVADELVQLGRPQTLAGSTA; from the coding sequence ATGTGCGGCGTAATCGGTGTCTCCAACCTGCCCGATGCGTCTCGGGCCGCGTATCTCGGCCTCTATGCGCTACAGCACCGGGGGCAGGAAAGCGCCGGGATCGTCACCGTGGACGACGACGGAACGCCGCACGCCGTTCGGGGAATGGGCTTGGTGGGTGACATCTTCCGTGAGGGCGACTTTCGGGCGCTCGAGGGCTCCGTGGCGGTTGGACACACGCGTTATTCCACGGCCGGCTCTTCGGTTCTGGCCAATGCGCAGCCGTGTCTGGCCGATATCCAGGGCGGCCCGCTCGCCCTGGCCCACAACGGCAATTTGACCAACGCGATGACGATCAAGCAGGAGCTGGTGTCGCAGGGCGCCATCTTCCAGACGTCATCGGATTCCGAAGTCATCGTTCATCTCATCGCCCGCTCGCGTGCACCGACGATCGAGGGCCGAATCCGTGAGGCGCTGTCCCGAGTCGAGGGCGCCTTCAGCCTGGTGATTGCGGTCGGGCGCACGCTCTACTGCGCGGTCGATCGACACGGCTTCCGACCGTTGGCGCTCGGTCGGCTGGGCCAGGGTGTCGTCGCAGCGTCCGAAACCTGTGCTCTCGACTTGGTCGGCGCGACGCTCGAGCGAGAACTTGCGCCCGGCGATTTCGTCGAAATCGACGCCGGCATGGTCCGGGATCTCGCGCCGATCGGCCGCGCACCGATTGCGCAGCGGTGCGTCTTCGAGCTGGTCTACTTTTCCCGACCCGACAGCACCGTCTTTGGCGAGTCGGTCGACCGAGTCCGCCGCGACCTCGGTCGTCAGCTGGCAATCGAGCATCCGGCACCCGGCGCCGATGTCGTATTCAGCGTCCCGGACAGCGCCAACATGATGGCGCTTGGCTATGCGGACCAGTCGGGGCTCAAGCTCGAGCACGGTTTGATCCGCAACCACTATATCGGCCGGACGTTCATCAATCCGACCCAGGCGCTTCGGGTGGCCAAGGTCAAGATCAAGTTCAACCCGGTGCGCCACGTCATCGAGGGCCGATCGGTGGTGGTGGTCGACGACAGCCTGGTCCGCGGCACCACCAGCAAGGGCCTGGTCGCGATGATCCGGGCGGCCGGCGCGCGGGAAGTCCATCTGCGGCTGGGGTCCCCCCCCATTACGGGCCCCTGCCACTACGGCATCGACACCCCCACCCGGTCAGAGCTCATCGCAGCGAACCATTCCCTGGCAGAGATTCGGGATTACCTCGGCGTCGACTCCCTCGGCTACCTCTCCTTGGACGGAATGATCAAGGCCGGCGGGGCGCGGAACAGCTTTTGCCACGCCTGCTTTTCGGGCCACTATCTCGTGGATGTGGCCGACGAGCTGGTCCAGCTCGGACGACCCCAAACTCTCGCTGGGAGCACGGCATGA
- the ppdK gene encoding pyruvate, phosphate dikinase: protein MTDHLTQPLVYFFGQGRADGTAAMKETLGGKGAGLAEMTNLGIPVPPGFTIASTVCGTYLGMRQFPPRLRAQVEAGLQRLEAATGKQFGGVDNPLLVSVRSGAALSMPGMMETILNLGLNDTTVAGLEQLSGNPHFAWDSYRRFVQMFGAVVFDLPKKLFEERLEAHKHRVGVARDIDLPIEELRATVVEFKELIRQETGKPFPEEPVDQLWGAIEAVFESWNTRRAIDYRKLHDIPDSMGTAVNIVAMVFGNMGEDSGTGVAFTRNPSTGEHTLYGEFLLNAQGEDVVSGARTPAPIAELKEQMPQAYGELERVARTLERHFRDVQDLEFTIERGRLYMLQTRRGQRSGQAAVRIAVEMVDEGSISEEEAVARIPPNDLNQLLHPTIDPNAHLDLLTTGLPASPGAASGTVVFDADVAAELSKKGPVILVRRETSPEDFHGMVAAKAILTARGGMTSHAAVVARGMGTPCVAGAQDIDVDVPEAVFRVNGRSIAAGDWISVDGSNGRVYAGQAQLVTPVLDGHFTRLMTWADRMRHLRVRVNADTPADTHRGRDFGAEGIGLCRTEHMFFEGDRLTSMREMILAEDEVGRKKALAKLLPMQRADFEGIFRAMEGYPVTIRLLDPPLHEFLPHDASELADLAKQLGKSVKDIQRIIDSLREVNPMLGLRGCRLGIMYPEITAMQARAIFEAACTVAERKGRVQPEVMIPLVAHVVEFRKQALIVRQVAEEVFRERQITVPYLLGTMIELPRAALTADEIAREAQFFSFGTNDLTQTTWGLSRDDSGYFLPAYLERNIIEFDPFQELDTVGVGRLLSMAVELGRKTRQDLKVGICGEHGGEPNAVAFCEKQKMNYVSCSPYRVPIARLAAAQAALAERGTMDRTRGTL from the coding sequence ATGACCGACCACCTGACCCAACCGCTGGTCTACTTCTTCGGGCAGGGCCGCGCAGACGGCACAGCCGCCATGAAGGAGACGCTGGGTGGGAAGGGCGCAGGCCTGGCCGAGATGACCAATCTGGGTATCCCGGTGCCGCCGGGGTTCACCATTGCATCGACGGTCTGCGGCACCTACCTGGGCATGCGGCAGTTTCCGCCGCGGCTCCGTGCCCAGGTTGAGGCAGGGCTGCAACGGTTGGAGGCGGCAACCGGCAAGCAGTTTGGAGGTGTGGACAACCCGCTCCTGGTCTCGGTCAGGTCGGGGGCAGCCCTTTCGATGCCTGGGATGATGGAGACCATCCTCAACCTGGGGCTCAACGACACGACGGTGGCGGGCCTCGAACAGCTCAGCGGCAACCCCCACTTTGCCTGGGATTCCTATCGCCGGTTCGTCCAGATGTTCGGCGCCGTGGTGTTCGACCTGCCGAAGAAGCTCTTCGAGGAGCGACTGGAAGCCCACAAGCACCGCGTCGGCGTGGCCCGCGACATCGACCTGCCGATCGAGGAGCTGCGGGCCACGGTGGTCGAGTTCAAGGAACTGATTCGACAAGAGACGGGCAAACCGTTTCCCGAGGAACCGGTCGACCAGCTCTGGGGCGCCATCGAGGCAGTCTTCGAGAGCTGGAATACCCGCCGCGCCATCGACTACCGAAAGCTGCATGACATTCCGGACAGCATGGGAACGGCCGTCAACATCGTCGCGATGGTCTTCGGCAACATGGGCGAAGACTCCGGCACCGGGGTGGCCTTTACCCGGAACCCCTCGACTGGTGAGCACACCCTCTACGGCGAGTTTTTGCTCAACGCCCAGGGTGAAGATGTGGTCTCGGGCGCCCGCACCCCGGCACCGATTGCTGAGCTCAAAGAGCAGATGCCGCAGGCCTATGGCGAACTCGAACGGGTCGCGCGGACCCTCGAGCGCCACTTCCGCGATGTCCAGGACCTCGAGTTCACCATCGAGCGCGGCCGGCTCTACATGCTGCAGACTCGGCGCGGTCAGCGATCGGGCCAGGCGGCTGTCCGGATTGCGGTGGAAATGGTCGACGAGGGCTCGATCAGCGAAGAAGAAGCCGTTGCCCGCATCCCCCCCAACGACCTGAATCAGCTGCTGCACCCGACCATCGATCCGAATGCCCATCTCGACTTGCTCACGACCGGCTTACCGGCCTCGCCCGGCGCAGCGAGCGGCACCGTCGTTTTCGATGCAGACGTCGCAGCCGAGCTCAGCAAGAAGGGACCCGTCATCCTGGTCCGCCGCGAAACCAGTCCTGAGGACTTTCACGGGATGGTTGCCGCCAAGGCGATTCTGACGGCGCGCGGCGGCATGACCTCGCACGCGGCCGTGGTGGCGCGTGGCATGGGCACCCCGTGCGTGGCAGGCGCTCAGGATATCGATGTCGATGTGCCGGAAGCGGTCTTCCGCGTCAACGGGCGTTCGATTGCCGCAGGCGACTGGATCTCCGTCGACGGCAGCAACGGACGGGTTTATGCCGGTCAGGCGCAACTGGTCACGCCCGTCCTCGATGGGCACTTCACCCGGCTGATGACATGGGCGGATCGGATGCGCCACCTGCGCGTCCGAGTCAATGCCGACACCCCGGCCGACACACATCGGGGCCGAGATTTCGGCGCCGAAGGCATCGGGCTCTGCCGAACGGAGCACATGTTCTTCGAAGGCGACCGCCTGACGAGCATGCGCGAGATGATCCTGGCCGAGGACGAGGTCGGCCGGAAGAAGGCGTTGGCCAAGCTGCTGCCGATGCAGCGAGCGGACTTCGAAGGCATCTTCCGGGCGATGGAGGGCTATCCGGTCACCATCCGACTTCTCGACCCGCCGCTCCACGAGTTCCTGCCGCACGACGCCAGCGAACTGGCCGACCTGGCCAAGCAGCTTGGCAAGTCGGTCAAGGACATCCAGCGAATCATCGACTCGTTGCGGGAAGTCAATCCGATGCTGGGCCTGCGCGGCTGTCGGCTTGGTATCATGTATCCCGAGATCACGGCCATGCAGGCCCGCGCCATCTTCGAGGCGGCCTGCACGGTCGCGGAGCGGAAAGGCCGGGTCCAGCCGGAGGTGATGATTCCGCTGGTGGCGCATGTGGTCGAGTTCCGGAAGCAGGCCCTGATCGTCCGCCAGGTGGCGGAGGAGGTCTTCCGAGAACGGCAGATCACGGTACCCTACCTGCTGGGCACCATGATCGAGCTGCCCCGCGCCGCGCTGACCGCCGATGAGATTGCCCGCGAAGCCCAGTTCTTCTCGTTCGGCACCAACGACCTGACCCAGACGACCTGGGGCCTTTCCCGCGACGACTCGGGCTATTTCCTGCCGGCCTACCTCGAGCGTAACATCATCGAGTTCGACCCGTTCCAGGAGCTCGATACCGTGGGCGTCGGCCGCCTGCTGTCCATGGCGGTGGAGCTCGGTCGCAAAACCCGCCAGGACCTCAAAGTCGGCATCTGCGGCGAGCACGGCGGCGAACCGAACGCGGTGGCCTTCTGTGAGAAGCAGAAAATGAACTACGTTTCCTGCTCGCCCTATCGGGTTCCGATTGCGCGGCTTGCAGCTGCGCAGGCGGCCCTGGCCGAGCGCGGCACCATGGACCGGACCCGAGGCACCCTCTGA
- the purE gene encoding 5-(carboxyamino)imidazole ribonucleotide mutase — protein MTAPLVGVVMGSTSDWEVMRHAAARLTEFAVPHETRVVSAHRTPDLLFEYAESAAARGLGCIIAGAGGAAHLPGMLAAKTTVPVLGVPVPSRHLKGLDSLLSIVQMPAGVPVATFAIGEAGAHNAGLYAVAILARHDQALAARLDAFRANQTAAVLGATLPPE, from the coding sequence ATGACAGCTCCCCTGGTCGGCGTCGTGATGGGGTCCACCTCCGACTGGGAGGTGATGCGGCACGCGGCGGCGCGGCTGACCGAGTTTGCCGTGCCCCACGAAACCCGCGTCGTCTCGGCGCACCGGACGCCCGACTTGTTGTTCGAGTACGCCGAATCAGCGGCCGCCCGGGGACTCGGCTGCATCATCGCAGGCGCCGGCGGCGCAGCGCACCTGCCAGGAATGCTCGCCGCCAAGACGACCGTACCCGTCCTGGGTGTTCCGGTGCCGAGCCGCCATCTCAAGGGGCTCGACTCCCTGCTCTCGATCGTCCAGATGCCCGCCGGCGTGCCGGTCGCGACCTTTGCGATTGGAGAGGCTGGCGCCCACAACGCCGGCCTGTACGCTGTGGCCATCCTGGCGCGCCATGACCAGGCCCTGGCTGCGCGACTCGACGCCTTTCGTGCCAATCAGACCGCTGCCGTCCTCGGCGCGACGCTTCCGCCCGAATGA
- the pssA gene encoding CDP-diacylglycerol--serine O-phosphatidyltransferase, which produces MVDMTDPRRRTGIRRVVVVVPSFFTLANLFFGFWAIVMAFNGNFRWAGFFIVFAGVLDMVDGRIARLSNTGTKFGAELDSLVDVVSFGVAPALLMYFLEFTTAGKFGWVVCYLYVVATALRLARYNVMSHGAPSAWFTGIPSPAAGMTLATFYLFTETAWFQTTFADRDAQHVGVTVLILLLAALMVSNIKYPRWPRIGLRTWSGIAGLLVHVVIIAGAILAPGSFLFLLGIFYMLGGIVRHMVLNLLERGQPTALEAAAGNQSPVDRVPEEER; this is translated from the coding sequence ATGGTCGACATGACGGACCCGCGGCGCCGGACCGGGATCCGGCGCGTCGTGGTCGTGGTGCCGAGCTTTTTCACGCTGGCGAATCTGTTTTTCGGATTCTGGGCCATCGTGATGGCCTTCAACGGCAACTTCCGCTGGGCCGGCTTCTTCATCGTGTTTGCCGGCGTCCTCGACATGGTCGACGGACGGATCGCGCGGCTTTCGAACACCGGCACCAAGTTCGGCGCCGAACTGGACTCGCTGGTCGATGTGGTGTCGTTTGGGGTTGCGCCGGCGCTGTTGATGTACTTTCTCGAGTTCACGACGGCCGGCAAGTTCGGCTGGGTGGTTTGCTATCTCTACGTCGTCGCCACGGCGCTCCGGTTGGCACGGTACAACGTGATGTCGCACGGTGCGCCGTCGGCATGGTTCACCGGCATTCCCTCGCCGGCCGCAGGTATGACGCTGGCGACGTTCTATCTGTTCACCGAGACTGCCTGGTTTCAGACTACGTTTGCCGACCGCGACGCGCAACACGTCGGCGTCACGGTGCTGATCCTGCTGCTCGCCGCGCTGATGGTGAGCAACATCAAGTATCCTCGCTGGCCACGCATCGGCCTGCGAACCTGGTCCGGCATAGCAGGCCTCCTGGTTCACGTGGTGATCATTGCCGGAGCGATCCTGGCGCCGGGCTCGTTCCTGTTTCTACTGGGCATCTTCTACATGCTGGGCGGCATCGTCCGTCATATGGTCCTGAATCTGCTCGAACGCGGGCAACCGACCGCGCTCGAGGCCGCCGCCGGCAATCAATCTCCTGTCGACCGCGTTCCGGAGGAGGAACGATGA
- the purS gene encoding phosphoribosylformylglycinamidine synthase subunit PurS has protein sequence MSFRIFVRVMPRRGLLDPQGQAVESALRALKFDQADNVHVGRAIAFDLQADSEGAARNAAIAMCEKLLANPVTEEYEIEVTAR, from the coding sequence ATGAGCTTTCGAATCTTTGTTCGTGTGATGCCGCGCCGGGGGCTGCTCGATCCGCAAGGGCAGGCCGTTGAATCCGCACTCCGCGCTCTCAAGTTCGACCAGGCGGACAACGTGCACGTCGGACGCGCCATCGCCTTCGATTTGCAGGCCGATAGCGAGGGCGCTGCCAGGAACGCAGCGATCGCCATGTGTGAAAAGCTGCTGGCCAACCCGGTAACCGAAGAGTACGAGATCGAGGTAACCGCGCGATGA